CCGTCCTGTTCGCCGAGCTCGGCGCGACGACGACGCTCTTCGACATCTCGAAGCGCCAGCTCGCCACCGTGCGCGCGCTCGCGCGCGACCGCGGAACGAGGCTGCGCTTCGTGCAGGGCGACATGCGCGATCTCTCGGCATTCGCGAAGGAAGAGTTCGACATCGTGAATCACCATCACTCGATGGTCTTCGTTCCGGACGCGACGCGTGTCATCGGCGAGGTCGCACGGATCCTCGCGTTTGGCGGGATCTACGTCTTCTCGACCATGCATCCGGTCGCGCTGCGCATGCAGGAGACCTGGACCGGGACTGGCTGGGGTTTCAAGCAACGTTACTTCGATGACGGAGCGGTCCCGTTCGACGATGCGGTCTGGGAATTCGGGAAGGTGAAGGTCGAGGCGCGAACGCTCGAGTATGGGCACCGCACGAGCGATCTCGTCAACGCGTGCGCGAAGAAGGGTCTGCTCGTGGATGGCCTCTGGGAGTATTCCCCGAGCTACGAGGGCGGCGAACCGGGGTCAGCGGACGAGCTCGAGCGGTTCCTTCCCGCGTATCTGGAGATCAGGGCGCGTCGCGCGGCGCCCGGGACGAGTCGCGTAGCGGGCGG
This window of the Candidatus Limnocylindria bacterium genome carries:
- a CDS encoding class I SAM-dependent methyltransferase; this translates as MLRGCSLTRRAAFDEVGEHNRRMWERLAEAGIPYTRPIGKPPRDARGKRRFLDELTRGRLRGVDLERKRVLSLAGGGGWDAVLFAELGATTTLFDISKRQLATVRALARDRGTRLRFVQGDMRDLSAFAKEEFDIVNHHHSMVFVPDATRVIGEVARILAFGGIYVFSTMHPVALRMQETWTGTGWGFKQRYFDDGAVPFDDAVWEFGKVKVEARTLEYGHRTSDLVNACAKKGLLVDGLWEYSPSYEGGEPGSADELERFLPAYLEIRARRAAPGTSRVAGGAHPAAPPGGAGRRSTRRTATRSR